A single genomic interval of Zobellia nedashkovskayae harbors:
- the typA gene encoding translational GTPase TypA: MPITKNIAIIAHVDHGKTTLVDKIMYHCQLFRENQNTGDLILDNNDLERERGITITSKNVSVVYKGTKINIIDTPGHADFGGEVERVLNMADGVLLLVDAFEGPMPQTRFVLQKAIDLGLKPCVVINKVDKENCTPEEVHEKVFDLMYELGAEEWQLDFPTVYGSAKNNWMSDDWKNETENIEPLLDMVIEHIPTFEPKEGNTQMLITSLDFSSFTGRIAIGRLIRGGLKEGQQISLVKRDGSIVKSKIKELFIFEGLGRLKVKEVVTGDICAITGIEGFEIGDTVADIENPEGLKTIAIDEPTMSMLFTINDSPFFGKDGKFVTSRHIKERLERELEKNLALRVNETDSADKFLVFGRGVLHLSVLIETMRREGYELQIGQPQVIIKEIDGVKCEPIEALTIDLPENVSGKAVEMVSIRKGEMTSMEAKGERMICEFLIPSRGIIGLRNQLLTATAGEAIMSHRFLDYQPMKGAIPQRQNGSLVSMENGKAIPYSIDKLQDRGKFFVDPGEDIYEGQVIGENSRGDDMTVNITKTKKMSNVRSSGADDKAKIVPAIKFSLEEALEYIQKDEYVEVTPNFLRIRKIYLTEVDRKRYKIA; the protein is encoded by the coding sequence ATGCCAATAACTAAAAACATTGCGATTATCGCACACGTAGACCACGGTAAAACAACCTTGGTAGATAAAATTATGTATCACTGTCAATTGTTTCGTGAGAATCAAAACACAGGAGATTTAATTTTGGATAACAACGATTTAGAACGTGAACGTGGTATTACCATTACTTCAAAGAACGTATCTGTTGTTTATAAAGGAACAAAAATTAATATCATTGATACTCCTGGTCACGCCGATTTTGGTGGTGAGGTTGAACGTGTTTTAAACATGGCAGACGGAGTTTTGTTATTGGTGGATGCTTTTGAAGGCCCTATGCCTCAAACGCGTTTTGTACTTCAAAAAGCAATTGACTTAGGTTTGAAACCTTGTGTGGTTATCAACAAGGTTGATAAAGAAAACTGTACTCCAGAAGAAGTTCATGAAAAGGTCTTCGATCTTATGTATGAATTAGGTGCAGAAGAATGGCAGTTAGATTTTCCTACCGTTTACGGTTCGGCAAAGAACAACTGGATGAGTGATGATTGGAAAAATGAAACAGAAAACATAGAGCCATTGTTAGATATGGTTATTGAGCATATCCCAACTTTTGAACCAAAAGAAGGTAATACTCAAATGTTAATTACATCTTTAGATTTCTCTTCTTTTACAGGACGTATTGCTATTGGAAGGTTAATTAGAGGTGGTTTAAAAGAGGGACAACAAATTTCTTTGGTTAAAAGAGATGGGTCTATCGTAAAATCAAAAATTAAGGAGCTCTTTATTTTTGAAGGGTTAGGAAGACTTAAAGTAAAAGAAGTAGTTACAGGAGATATTTGTGCTATAACAGGTATTGAAGGTTTTGAAATTGGTGACACTGTTGCTGATATTGAAAATCCTGAAGGTTTAAAAACAATCGCTATTGATGAACCAACAATGAGCATGTTGTTTACTATTAATGATAGTCCATTTTTTGGTAAAGACGGTAAATTTGTTACTTCAAGACATATTAAAGAACGTTTAGAGCGTGAGCTAGAAAAGAACTTAGCACTTCGTGTTAATGAAACAGATAGTGCGGATAAGTTTTTAGTTTTTGGTCGTGGTGTATTACACCTTTCTGTATTGATTGAGACCATGCGCCGTGAAGGTTACGAACTTCAAATTGGTCAACCACAGGTTATCATTAAAGAAATTGATGGTGTTAAATGTGAGCCAATAGAAGCGTTGACTATTGATTTGCCAGAAAATGTTTCTGGAAAAGCAGTAGAAATGGTTTCTATCAGAAAAGGAGAGATGACCAGTATGGAAGCTAAAGGTGAACGTATGATTTGTGAATTCTTGATACCTTCAAGAGGTATCATTGGTCTTCGTAACCAATTGTTGACCGCTACTGCTGGTGAGGCTATTATGTCGCATCGCTTTTTGGATTACCAACCTATGAAGGGAGCTATTCCACAAAGACAGAATGGTTCTTTGGTTTCTATGGAAAATGGAAAAGCAATACCTTATTCTATTGATAAACTTCAGGATCGCGGTAAGTTTTTCGTTGATCCGGGAGAGGATATTTACGAAGGTCAAGTAATTGGTGAGAATTCTCGTGGTGATGACATGACGGTGAATATCACTAAGACTAAAAAGATGTCAAACGTTCGTTCTTCAGGTGCGGATGATAAAGCAAAGATTGTTCCTGCTATCAAATTCTCATTAGAGGAGGCGTTAGAATATATTCAGAAAGATGAGTATGTAGAGGTAACACCAAACTTTCTTAGAATTAGGAAAATATATCTCACAGAAGTAGATCGAAAGAGATACAAAATAGCATAA
- the kdsA gene encoding 3-deoxy-8-phosphooctulonate synthase, with product MDLSLIPQIKHTDSNNFFLLSGPCAIEGEDMAMRIAEHIVTITSDLKIPYVFKGSFKKANRSRLDSFTGIGDEKALKILRKVSETFHVPTVTDIHTEQDAIMAAEYVDVLQIPAFLARQTDLVVAAAETGKTVNIKKGQFMSPESMKHAVNKVTETGNQQAMITDRGTMFGYHDMVVDFRGVPTMKQYAPVVLDVTHSLQQPNQSSGVTGGRPSLIGTMARAGMASGVDGLFIETHFDCANAKSDGANMLDLGLMKKLLTDLTAIRRTINELK from the coding sequence ATGGACTTATCCTTAATACCTCAAATAAAGCATACAGATAGCAACAACTTTTTTCTACTTTCAGGTCCTTGCGCTATCGAAGGCGAAGATATGGCGATGCGTATTGCAGAGCATATTGTTACGATTACCAGCGATTTAAAAATACCTTACGTATTTAAGGGTAGTTTTAAAAAAGCAAACAGAAGCAGATTGGATTCTTTTACTGGTATTGGGGACGAGAAGGCATTAAAAATATTACGGAAGGTTTCTGAAACATTTCATGTACCGACTGTAACCGATATTCACACGGAACAAGATGCTATTATGGCTGCGGAATACGTAGATGTATTACAAATTCCAGCTTTTTTGGCGCGTCAAACAGATTTAGTTGTTGCAGCTGCTGAAACAGGAAAAACAGTTAACATTAAAAAAGGACAGTTCATGAGTCCAGAAAGCATGAAACACGCGGTTAACAAAGTTACAGAAACAGGTAACCAACAAGCTATGATTACAGATCGTGGTACCATGTTTGGTTATCATGATATGGTAGTTGATTTTAGAGGCGTACCCACCATGAAACAATATGCCCCTGTTGTTTTAGATGTAACCCATTCATTACAACAACCCAATCAATCTTCGGGTGTTACAGGCGGTAGGCCTTCATTAATCGGAACAATGGCACGAGCAGGAATGGCTTCCGGTGTTGACGGTCTTTTTATAGAAACTCATTTTGATTGCGCCAATGCAAAAAGTGATGGTGCCAATATGCTTGACTTAGGGTTGATGAAAAAATTATTGACCGATTTAACAGCTATTAGGAGAACAATTAATGAGCTTAAGTAA
- a CDS encoding DUF3857 domain-containing protein — translation MHTRFSILVLFHLISFTIQSQQPDTFGEVTAEELQMTNYPNDSSANAVVLYERGDNYFKVINNSIRIIKEYHVKIKILNEKGYNQADISIPIRKTEKNSEILKDLKAITHNGKNQIRVLSKNMYTTDVHKFASERTFTFPNIKQGSVIEYKYKLISPYIYNFKGWDFQSDIPKIYSEFNAKIPGNYVYNRAMIGSIELDINEADVKSECFHIEGYRSASCEILKYAMNDIPAFKIAEDFMLAPSNYISRLDFELSEYTDFQGLKSRYTKTWNDVDKEFRNDKNIGRQLTKKSFFENHVPETLLSEPNEEQRAMNIYAFVQNHFNWNEKYGIYGKARVKEAFNQGRGNVSEINLSLINLLNAAGLKANLMLMSTRKNGLPKQGHPVMSDFNYCIAHLTIDGKIYLLDATDKYMAFGMLPFRALNYYGRVMDFKNESYWHTIIAESDNIHQIRIQLDFDIEEKKATGMMDITNTGYNAINVRKNINTQTENEYLNSLEDDIEGDFIITDYSRNVEQQTETKTSERLKFELANVLNGDMVYFNPFLISFFNKNPFLLEERNYPVDFGYSRIYKYQTVIKIPDGYALHELPESKTVKLGNNAVEMKFQSNGNEKTVIIQFNLSFNSPHISAEDYEDLKTVFSYVTDIQNNSLVILKKNNRL, via the coding sequence ATGCATACTCGCTTCTCAATACTAGTTTTATTTCATTTAATCAGTTTTACGATTCAATCACAGCAGCCAGACACTTTCGGAGAAGTTACCGCAGAAGAATTGCAGATGACCAATTACCCTAATGATTCATCTGCCAATGCCGTAGTCCTATATGAACGTGGGGATAATTATTTTAAAGTAATCAATAATAGCATTCGCATAATAAAAGAATACCACGTTAAAATAAAAATTTTAAACGAAAAGGGATATAATCAGGCTGATATCTCCATTCCGATTAGGAAAACGGAAAAAAATTCTGAAATTCTAAAGGATTTAAAAGCCATTACCCATAACGGAAAAAATCAAATCAGAGTCCTCTCAAAAAACATGTATACTACAGATGTACACAAATTTGCCAGTGAACGAACCTTTACTTTTCCCAACATAAAACAAGGAAGTGTAATAGAATATAAATACAAATTAATATCACCATATATCTACAATTTTAAGGGTTGGGATTTTCAATCGGATATTCCTAAAATATATAGCGAGTTCAATGCTAAAATCCCAGGGAATTACGTTTACAACCGAGCAATGATCGGTAGTATAGAATTAGATATTAACGAAGCTGATGTTAAAAGTGAATGTTTTCATATAGAAGGATATCGAAGTGCCAGTTGTGAAATTTTAAAGTATGCAATGAATGATATACCTGCGTTTAAAATTGCAGAAGATTTTATGCTAGCACCTTCAAACTATATTTCTCGCCTAGATTTCGAGCTTTCCGAATATACAGATTTTCAAGGGTTAAAGAGTAGATATACTAAAACTTGGAATGATGTTGACAAAGAATTCAGAAATGATAAAAATATTGGAAGACAGTTGACTAAAAAGAGTTTTTTCGAAAACCATGTGCCAGAGACACTACTTAGCGAACCGAACGAAGAACAACGCGCAATGAATATTTATGCCTTTGTTCAAAACCATTTCAATTGGAATGAGAAATATGGAATTTACGGAAAAGCTCGTGTTAAAGAAGCTTTTAACCAAGGTAGAGGTAATGTTTCTGAAATTAATTTATCACTTATTAATCTTTTGAATGCTGCTGGGCTCAAAGCTAATTTAATGCTAATGTCCACCCGTAAAAACGGGCTTCCAAAACAAGGTCATCCAGTTATGAGTGATTTTAATTACTGTATTGCTCATCTCACCATCGACGGAAAAATTTATTTGTTAGATGCTACAGATAAATATATGGCATTTGGCATGTTACCTTTTAGAGCTCTTAACTACTATGGCAGGGTAATGGACTTTAAAAATGAAAGTTATTGGCACACCATTATCGCTGAAAGCGACAACATACATCAGATACGTATTCAACTGGATTTTGATATTGAAGAAAAAAAAGCTACTGGAATGATGGACATTACCAACACTGGTTACAACGCAATCAATGTCCGTAAAAATATAAATACACAAACAGAAAATGAATACTTGAACTCATTGGAAGATGATATTGAAGGAGACTTTATCATAACCGATTATAGTAGAAATGTAGAACAGCAAACAGAAACAAAAACTTCAGAACGTTTAAAATTTGAATTAGCAAATGTATTAAATGGAGATATGGTCTATTTTAATCCATTCCTGATCAGTTTCTTTAATAAAAACCCTTTTTTACTAGAAGAACGTAACTATCCTGTAGATTTCGGTTATTCTCGTATTTACAAATATCAAACGGTAATAAAAATACCAGATGGGTATGCACTTCATGAACTTCCAGAATCTAAGACCGTTAAATTAGGCAACAATGCCGTAGAGATGAAGTTTCAGTCAAATGGAAATGAAAAAACTGTCATTATTCAATTTAATCTTTCATTTAACTCACCACATATATCAGCAGAAGATTATGAAGATTTAAAGACTGTTTTTAGTTATGTGACTGATATACAAAACAACTCTCTTGTAATTTTAAAAAAAAATAACCGACTTTAA
- a CDS encoding DUF1801 domain-containing protein — translation MNPAENYILDKPEPFRSILLHLQSVVERTVTQVDLKFKYRVPFYYINGTPFCYLNQSKDYIDLGFWKGAHFTVHQEHMISEGRKVIKSLRYTSLESINDSVLIDILKEAYAVRNARFYK, via the coding sequence ATGAACCCTGCAGAAAATTACATACTTGATAAGCCTGAGCCTTTTAGGAGTATTTTGCTGCATTTGCAATCGGTAGTTGAGCGAACTGTTACACAGGTTGATTTAAAGTTCAAATATAGAGTTCCCTTTTATTATATCAATGGAACGCCCTTTTGTTATTTGAATCAAAGTAAAGATTATATAGATCTTGGTTTTTGGAAGGGAGCACACTTTACAGTGCATCAAGAGCATATGATCAGTGAAGGTCGTAAGGTGATTAAATCTTTGCGTTATACTTCTTTAGAAAGCATAAACGATTCTGTTCTTATTGATATTCTTAAAGAAGCTTATGCGGTTAGGAATGCTAGATTTTATAAGTAA
- a CDS encoding DUF1361 domain-containing protein, producing the protein MLTALGTVLLALRVYLTQSIDFTFLLWNLFLALIPLFLSKQFLFNVQVGKSKTLRVIILLLWVLFLPNSPYIITDFVHLDSARPTFWLDLLLFFVFSLNGLILGVLSMMDVFSYLRKRNHPVLANGILLFVSLLSGYGVFLGRFLRFNSWDIVTKPLVLIQSLFNSLFLVDAWMWIFGFGSFIWVSFWALKPFLRGHGTMAINKPKD; encoded by the coding sequence TTGCTCACCGCATTGGGTACGGTGCTTTTAGCCTTACGGGTGTATTTGACGCAATCTATAGACTTTACTTTTTTATTATGGAATCTCTTTTTAGCACTAATTCCCCTTTTTCTATCCAAGCAGTTTTTATTTAATGTTCAGGTTGGAAAATCAAAAACATTACGCGTTATCATACTTTTATTATGGGTTCTCTTTTTGCCTAACAGCCCGTATATCATTACAGATTTTGTTCATTTAGATAGCGCTAGACCTACCTTTTGGTTAGACCTTTTATTATTTTTTGTCTTTTCCTTAAACGGATTGATTTTAGGGGTTCTTTCTATGATGGATGTCTTTAGTTACCTTAGAAAGAGAAACCACCCCGTTTTGGCCAACGGCATATTACTGTTTGTAAGTTTACTTAGTGGCTACGGTGTTTTCTTAGGTCGTTTCTTACGTTTTAACTCTTGGGATATTGTAACCAAGCCTCTTGTTCTAATCCAGAGTCTATTCAACTCATTATTTTTAGTAGACGCCTGGATGTGGATTTTTGGTTTCGGAAGTTTTATATGGGTTTCATTTTGGGCACTTAAACCTTTCTTACGAGGCCACGGTACAATGGCTATTAACAAACCAAAAGATTAA
- a CDS encoding NAD(P)-dependent oxidoreductase, whose product MKFGIIKERKSPPDRRVVLSPEACQKVVAHQSKAEIIVEPSPIRVFSDEEYKAKGFVVASKMEDCDVLLGVKEVPINSLIPNKKYFFFSHTIKEQPYNKKLLRAVLEKNIELYDHEVITNKKEQRLVAFGRYAGIVGAYNGLRAYGLKFDLYQLPKAEDLANQQELIQELKKIKLPNIKIILTGRGRVGNGAREMLDAINIRKVNVTPYLEQTFDVPVYCQIDASDYNKRKDGVRGNKADFFANPEEYRSNFFRFTQVSDFFIAGHFYGQGAPYLFTREDAKQRDFKIKVVADVSCDIDGPVATTIRPSTIADPIYGYDAEKESEIDFRDESAIAVMAVDNLPCEIPQDASEGFGQAFVKNVIPAFFNGDKDGVLERARMTKDGKLTPRYQYLSDYVGI is encoded by the coding sequence ATGAAGTTCGGAATCATTAAGGAGCGTAAAAGTCCACCAGACCGCCGTGTTGTTTTGTCACCGGAGGCCTGCCAAAAAGTCGTAGCCCATCAGTCAAAAGCAGAAATTATTGTAGAGCCTTCGCCTATTCGCGTTTTCTCTGATGAGGAGTATAAGGCCAAAGGCTTTGTGGTAGCTTCTAAAATGGAAGATTGCGATGTGCTCTTGGGGGTAAAAGAAGTGCCTATAAACAGTTTGATTCCCAATAAAAAATATTTTTTCTTTTCGCATACCATAAAAGAACAACCGTACAATAAAAAATTATTGAGAGCGGTGTTAGAAAAGAACATTGAACTTTATGACCACGAAGTTATAACCAATAAAAAAGAACAACGTTTGGTGGCTTTTGGTCGTTATGCGGGTATTGTTGGAGCGTATAACGGACTGCGGGCATACGGACTCAAATTCGATCTATATCAATTACCAAAAGCTGAAGATTTGGCCAATCAGCAAGAACTGATTCAAGAGTTGAAAAAGATAAAACTACCCAATATCAAAATTATTTTAACGGGTAGGGGTAGAGTTGGTAATGGAGCAAGAGAAATGTTGGATGCTATAAATATTAGAAAGGTAAACGTTACACCATATCTTGAGCAGACTTTTGATGTGCCAGTTTATTGCCAGATAGATGCTTCTGATTATAACAAGCGTAAAGATGGTGTAAGAGGAAACAAAGCCGACTTCTTTGCTAATCCAGAAGAGTATAGAAGCAACTTTTTTCGCTTTACCCAAGTTTCTGATTTTTTCATCGCAGGTCATTTTTATGGTCAAGGAGCCCCTTATCTTTTTACACGGGAAGATGCTAAGCAGAGAGATTTTAAAATAAAAGTAGTTGCAGATGTAAGTTGTGATATAGATGGGCCTGTAGCTACTACTATACGACCTTCTACCATTGCAGACCCCATTTATGGATACGATGCTGAGAAAGAATCTGAAATCGACTTTAGAGACGAATCTGCTATAGCGGTTATGGCGGTGGATAATTTACCTTGCGAGATTCCTCAAGATGCTAGTGAAGGGTTCGGGCAAGCGTTTGTTAAAAATGTAATACCCGCATTTTTTAATGGCGATAAAGACGGGGTTCTTGAGAGAGCACGCATGACCAAAGATGGTAAGCTCACGCCACGCTACCAATATTTATCCGATTACGTGGGAATTTAA